The stretch of DNA GGAGCCGGGCGCTGTCATCCTTGAGATCACTGGCGTCATGAACCACCACCAGCTTGGATCCTCCCTCATAGATATCCTTGTTCTTGAGATGTTGCGTATGGGCCAGAACATAGACCTCGCGCAACAGCGTGGCGGCCGTGGCCAGAAAGTCATCCAGCGTCGTACAGGTGATCGTGCGCCAGCCGCCCCGGGCGATATCGGAAAAACCGACATGATAGCCGGCCCCGTAACGACCGTAAAAATAGGTAATCCGAAAAGGCCGATCGCCAGCCGGCAAATCGGCCGTGGCCTCGGCCTTAAGCTCCAGCAGGTAAACCGGATTCAGACGAAAAGCCAGCGCCTGTTTCTCGGAAACAAAAAAATTACATTTCAGGGTATGGCGAATCATCAGTAAAGCGGTAGTAAAGATCGTGCGCCGCAGTTCATCGAAATGGCGATGCCCGGTCTGATAGTCGGCGATCAACCTTTCGACTTCCTGCAGGCGCGGACCGGCAAAGGCGCGTTCGGTTACGACCGGGGCAAAGCGGGCCCGGAAAAAAGCGACCAGGGCCAAAGCGATTTTCGGACTGCCGTGAAAAGCGCGCCGGACTTCATCCAGATCGTAAAGATCGGGCTGATTATGAGCCAGGTTGGTATGACAGAAAGTGATCATGGCGTTGATCAGAAGCAGATCCTCACTGTCGGCCAGATTGCCGAGCACGTACTGACGATAGAGGCTGTCCTGGTTACTCAGAATCTGGGTATTATAAAGTTCCCGGCGCAACCTCTGATAAAATTCATCATCCATGCGACTGCACCTGGCCAGATAAAACGTACCCAGAAAATGCGGGTTGACCCCGGTCTCGATTTCCAGACAGTAGGCGCGGCTGACGCGGCCATCCAGACGATGAAAAACCTCCAGCACCTGTCGCAAAAAATCCCGGCCGGGAGGATTGCCGACCGAAAACAGGATTCTGACCTCGGGGTGGTCACAGGCGTCAACCCCCTCCTCCACGGCAAAGTACAGGCCATCATACCGACAACCTTGACGATAAAGCCAGAGCAGACGGGCGATTCTCTCCGGCGGCGAGACCCGCAGATAATCATAATTATTGACCGCCAGCAGTTCCAGCGTTTTCCGCAGCCGAGCGAAATCAAACTCCGGATAAAGTCTGTGCATGGCCGCGCCGACCTCTCGGCAAAGCCCCCGCGGCAGCTCGACGCCGGCGGCGGCCCGCACCTCACGACTGCTGATCTGACGAAATTCGTAGCGCTGAACCTCAAGCACGGCCTCACTTCCGGGCAGCCTGCCGTAAGAATGGGTGATCTCGGCATAAATCGGTTTTTCCTGAAGCTCGGCCAGAGTCTTGTAGATTGATCCGGCTGCGCTGAGGCCGGCCCGGATCAGAAGATCGGAGCGGTCGGCAAGCAGCAAATGACGGTTCAGACCCAAGGTATCGAGACCGGCGACAAGCAGATCGACAACCTCGGGATGATCTTTCATGGTCCGGAAAAAATCAGGATTCATATTGGCCTGAAGCCAGGTCAGGTTGGCCTTATGCCGCCGCAGACGCTGTGTAAGCCGCCGCTGCAGACCTTGTACTAGACGATTTCTACGGGAGGA from Pseudomonadota bacterium encodes:
- a CDS encoding amino acid dehydrogenase: MAISSSRRNRLVQGLQRRLTQRLRRHKANLTWLQANMNPDFFRTMKDHPEVVDLLVAGLDTLGLNRHLLLADRSDLLIRAGLSAAGSIYKTLAELQEKPIYAEITHSYGRLPGSEAVLEVQRYEFRQISSREVRAAAGVELPRGLCREVGAAMHRLYPEFDFARLRKTLELLAVNNYDYLRVSPPERIARLLWLYRQGCRYDGLYFAVEEGVDACDHPEVRILFSVGNPPGRDFLRQVLEVFHRLDGRVSRAYCLEIETGVNPHFLGTFYLARCSRMDDEFYQRLRRELYNTQILSNQDSLYRQYVLGNLADSEDLLLINAMITFCHTNLAHNQPDLYDLDEVRRAFHGSPKIALALVAFFRARFAPVVTERAFAGPRLQEVERLIADYQTGHRHFDELRRTIFTTALLMIRHTLKCNFFVSEKQALAFRLNPVYLLELKAEATADLPAGDRPFRITYFYGRYGAGYHVGFSDIARGGWRTITCTTLDDFLATAATLLREVYVLAHTQHLKNKDIYEGGSKLVVVHDASDLKDDSARLQSLYKLQYGFINAFFDLYVTGADGRALNPQVVDYYGDDEAIELGPDENLHDSMIELIAAQSQKRGYLLGRGVISSKHDGINHKKYGVTSLGVVTFAEITLAELGIDMRRETFRVKLTGGPNGDVAGNAMRLLLERCPKVRIVLLVAGSGVLFDPEGLDRESLRKLVLKENIDAFPADRLNPGGFLLLRRERRREGLAELHKKLFRTPGGVREDWVTADEFHREFDRAIFTVPAELFIPAGGRPETVDSHNWEGFFAEDGTPSCRAIVEGANSFFTPAAREKLQERGIVIMRDAAANKCGVISSSYEIIANLLLSEREFIRHKEEYVGDVLVLLEKRAADEARLILRRYREGKGGESCTQIAAAVSAEINHHYRRLYDYFQARPERLAKPDLRRVLRAHLPRFLQQSRFASRLNRRLPLKYRAAMVAVEIAARMVYDNDWGQDFEAELTAYVKKKF